In Prionailurus viverrinus isolate Anna chromosome F2, UM_Priviv_1.0, whole genome shotgun sequence, the sequence accgactgagccccccaggctccccccccccccggtctctTTCCAGTGTTAAAAACCACGAAGGAGACACAGTCCCGTTGCTGTTCTGGAAGGCAGTGTGCTGAGGTCTGCCTTAGTCCTGTCGCGGGGGACTGGAGAGTGGTCAGCTGCTTCCAGGATTTTTCTTCACTGTTCACAATTTTAAAGCTTTCCCGGGACTCCTCTAGGTGCAAACGCACGCGTTCTCAGCAGCGATCCTAGCGACTGGTTTCCCGGCAGTTCGGCAGTGGCCATGCCCTCCAGCGAGAACAATTTCGCACGCACGCGTTTTTGCCAGAGGCTTCAGGAAATGGGAACAGCTCGCTGCTCTCTTCCTAGGCGCCCATTTCCTTTCTCGGTTGGGGAAAAGGTGCGTTTCTGGTGATGAATTGCGAAGACCAGTAACCGCGGTCCCCCTggcccttctctttctgtctccaccAAAGCCCAAGCCCCACTCTGGAAGAAGTCAGCGCCTGGGCTCAGTCGTTCGACAAGGTAATGCTTACCCCGGCGGGAAGGAATGCCTTCCGGGAGTTCCTCCGGACAGaattcagtgaagaaaatatGCTCTTCTGGATGGCGTGTGAGGAGCTGAAAAAGGAAGCTAATAAGACCGTTATCGAAGAGAAAGCAAGGACAATCTACGAAGACtacatttccattctttctccaaAAGAGGTACGTACCCTACTCCAGAGGTTTCCTCCCAGGAGGCCGTTGGTCAAATGAACCCCCTCAGGGTCTGGTCACCTGACACAGTTACAGTTACTCcagaatagagaacacactgCACCCAGACTCGTGGCATTCGGGTGCCTTTGACTGTGGTCTCACAAGCGGGCTCTGAGTGCCCCCTAAACTCTGTGAAAGATTTTGTGcctttttctgggaaaaaagCATTCATGACCTTCCTCAGATTCTCCAGGAGGGGGAGTCTGTGCATTTTATTGTAAACACCACTTGAAACTATTCTACCCTGTaagcatttctttaaagaaaagtatcCCCTTATTCTGAGCAAAATCTTTTTtacaggtatttttattttaatagaaatagcaTCACTGATAGGATACGGAGGCCGCGTAGGTTTTCCCTAGGGGGTCCTTTCCTTATAGCAGAGAAATTATCAGATGAGTGAAATCAATCAAGTTTCCATCCCCAGTTTTTGTTCCTCCAAAGCTAAAATCTAGGGGGTCAGGTTGATCTCAAAACCTAGCATCTTGTAGCTCTAATTGTAAAATCACCCGTTCTTTCCTCCTACGTGCCCCTAAGAATATCAAGTCAATAAACCAGGGCCTCTCCTGTCAAGGAGCTCGGTCAAGGGGGCAGACAGACATGGAGTCCCTGGTGTGCCACATGGGCTGGCGGAGTGAGCCACCAACGGGGGGGTGGGCCAGGAATGAGGCACAGGAACTAGGAGATGCCATGGACGAACTAAGGATGTGAAAAGGAAATGACCAGAAACACAACGGGATGAAGACATCCCAGAGGACGGGCCTCGATGTGCCAAGGGTAAAAGCATGCagtcccgtgaactgtgagaacGTCGGTAGTTTGGCACACTGACCGTGACACGTCTCCCAAACCACTAGGGCTGCTGGTAGACAGCAGGAAGAGAGTTCAGGAAAGGGGGCGGTCTAAGAGCATCGAAGCGTTTGGGGGCCATGCTGAGGTTTTCTGATGGTCATCTTGGGAAGCCCTCGGATGTTAGCCTGGCAACATCGTCGAATTTGGATTTTCAAAAGACCAGCGTAGCTGCACAGTGGATTAGGAGGAGACGAGAGGTGGGGGAAGCTACCAGACTGATTACTGCAGACAGGACATGATGAGCCATAGTGGGGTCAGCTGGAGGGAAACCAGAGAGGCGGGGTTTCATTTGAGGTGAATCCCAGCGTCTGGACGATTCCCACATGTCTGGGCGGGCTGGACGGTGGCATAGTTCATGGAAACTGGGCAGACAGGACGGGGATCATGCCTGGGAGAAAGACAGCGGGGCTCCACTTTGCTTAAGTTTGTGTTTTTAAGTTGGAGCTACTCCGCTGACAGACGTATGAATGTAGAGTTCAGAAAAGTCATTTCCAGTTTGGGTTAACAAAAGCAAGAGAATTTTCGTCCTTCAATATATGGCTTCTACACATTCTTATTTAGTCAtgattttgcttcctttttttgaGATGCAATTTGTCATCACTGACTTTTAAAGCATCAAAGAATCGAAACACTTGTTAGCAAACGTGTGAAGCAAAAAAGGATGTGAAAAGATGACCCTTTCTTCCCCAAAGTAGGCATCTATTACTTGAAATATAACAGCATCGACATTTTTAAGAGCTTAGATTTTGGGGTCAGATGCACTTGGGTTTGAACCCTGGTTCTCTCGTTTAGTGGCTCCGTAACCTTTGGTATATTTCCGCACCTCTCTGggcatctgtttcctcatctgtacaaagGGGACATCACCATGTCCCTGTTCGTTTGGGAGGATTACAAGGGAGGACAGGTGCAGAGCCCCAACACAGCACCTGGCAGAGTCGTCACACCCTGGGTGGCCCCTTCACGAAGCAACCGTCTGTGTCCGTTCCGTCATCCCGAGCTGACGCTCCCAGAGACCTTCTTCGTGCGGAGGCCGCAGAGAACGAAGTAATTCCGTGTGCCGCATCTGTGTGTGAGCTAGAATGTCCCCAGTGGTTTCTGTAGTACTTCGGTTTAATTCTCCAACAAGAGCAGatgatttcttcttccttccagccAATGATATGTATCAAGCCCCTCCTTCGGCAGGAGCCGTGCCCCTGGGCCCCCGGGCCTGACACTCGGGAAGCTTCTACGAGAGGACTGCCTCGTGCTGAGGGCCGCCGCCGCAGGAATAGGCTTGGGGGCCAGGGGCCAGTAAAGGTTCTTCACGCAGCAGGGAAGATGTGTGAGTTCAGTTCTGCAGCCTGGGGAAAGTCTGAGCCCAGCGGCTTGCTCTGGTCTAGGAGACAGCCTTCTCTAGGACGAGGCAGACATCAGAGAAGGAGCTGACATCTACTAAGGACTTCCTGAATTCCACGCACTTTAAATAAATTCTCATtaaatccccccaccccccagctacCGTCATCATCATCCCCTTTGTGGAGGAGTTCGCTAGGGCACGGTTTACTTTGCCTAAGTCCCCAAACGAAGCGGTGGCATAGCTGGGATTTAAACACAGGCCCTGTGTGCTTTTAACCCTCGCACAGGGATCTGAGTAGCTTCCATACGGCAGCCGGCCGGACAATCCTGGAAATCTGTGACTGTGTTCTTAGCTGGCTACAGCCTGGGACCTCCAGGTTTTAGCCCTAATGGTATTAAGAAATTAGCAAGGGATAAGTTTGTGCATGCTTTTTTCTTCCAAGgacattgtacattttaaagaaggaaagcgggggcatctggatggtgcagttggttgaacatctgactcttgatctcatagtgtgtgggttcgagccccacatggggctctgtgctgatggcacagccttcttggattctgtctttccttctcttcccctccccagcttatgcgtgtgctctctctctccttcaaaataaatgaactcaaaataatttaataaataataaataaataaggaagacaAGGTTGGGGTTTTCTGAAGCATCACGATCCCCACTAGCATTACTTGTGAGAAATACACATCGTCACGCCTTCCCCACACCTACCGAATCAGACACTCTGCAGGTGGGGCCCCGCAATCTGTTTAACAAGTGGCTTCTGATGCCGCTGAAGTTAGAGAACCCCTGTTCACTGTGTGTTCCGTTTCTCTTTCAGCAATTTAGATTTTCGGATAACTTCGTTTggtttgggatttaaaaaaaaaaaaaaaaaaaaagccgcgGGAGTTTGGGATGGGTCTCCGGGGAGAAACAGATCTAACACAACTCTTACTTGTTTCGATTGGCAGGTCAGCTTGGACTCCCGCGTAAGAGAAGTCATCAACAGGAACATGGGAGAGCCCTCCCAACACATATTCGATGACGCCCAACTTCAGATCTACACCTTAATGCACAGAGACTCGTATCCCCGGTTCATGAACTCTGCCCTCTATAAAGATTTGCTTCAGTCCTTATCTGAGAAATCAGTGGAAGCATAGGATGTtatcaaatgtatttattattaataaaataataaaagaactcATGGACTATGTCTAGTACAGGGAACTTAGAGACAGTAGTATCTCCTTGCTAGAGTCATCCGCGGGCTATTTTAATAACAGATGCTTCCTTCCACAGAAGGCTGTGTATTCATAATGTCAGTTGCAGCCACCGTTAGTGACACTTTTGGAAAACGACGGGTACGGCCGCCTTAGAAAAAGATAGTATGTTTACATTCACAGTAACAGTCGCATGTCGCGAATGGCAAAGGATATACTAGAAGACTATCCTGCCTGGGGCATGTACGTCCACTGGAGCAAACAGGACTGCTTTCGTTTTGTCTGAGTTCAGTATCTGATGACTTTCCTCCCAAAGAAAAGGCATTCAAGTGTTTCTTAGCTACTCCTTCCTTCCGTCGGGCTGTCTTGAATGTTTTGCTTATCAGTGTGCCATTACCGGACCCCAGTTCCCATCTGACCAAGATGTGTCACCACTACTCCTAAGGACGGTATTGCGCTCTCAGAAGACGTGTATGCAGATACATATAGGTGCATGTGTATCTACACCAGATAATGTAAGGAACTGTGCTCTTAGGTGGGTCGGTCTCCTGTTCCATAAGGGAAGTAGTGTTTAGAAAATTCTTTTGTTGACAAGTCGCTGTTTTATCATCACTGCAATCTGCCAGCCTAAAGAATGGACTTTTAACTCACAGCTTAGTCGTGTTCGTAACAAAACTTTCAAATAAGCATATTTCCGTTTTTATTATTCGAAGAAATATGGGCATTttcactctaaaaaaataaagcacaagagttttatctcttttttttttcacatgtcaaTATTTGGGAACGTCCGATTAAATAAGAAGGGTTACATGCGAGGTTTAGGCTCTGGCTTACTACTTTCCTTACTAATCTGTAGGGGTCCCCTGGTTCTTCTACCCCCTTCTCATTGTTTCAATTACTGCCAACATGCTCATGGCTCCCAAATTAGGACCCGGTGTAGATTTCCTCCAGCACGTCACAATCAGCTGCCGGCTGGACACCTCCCCTCATATATCCCAGAGGAGTGAAACTCATCCAGATTCTGACTTCTCATCCCACTGGCCCCCCACCTCCAAGCCCCTCCCCAATCGCCCAGCCAGCCACCTACGCTCCTATCCAGGTGCTaacttttccctgctttctcctcgcaAACACAATCGCCAAGCCCGGCTCATCTTTACACCTCAGTATTTCTCaggtctcttcttccttcttcccatccccTTGATCTCACACCTGCCATCATCATTGCCAAGAGccccctaactggtctccctgccccGATCTCAGCCTTTCAAATCCACCTTCCGAAATGCCACACCTTTCTTACACGCAAATCTGCCCAACACCCTCCCTCTACTCCTTAGAATCTTTAGTAACTCCGGATTGCCCAGAGTACAAATACCGAATTCTCCTTACAGCGTACAAGCAAGGGCCTCTATAGTCGGGCTACGGCTCCCCAGCCAACCCCACACAGGTTTAGATCCTAGAATATATGCTTATAGACAAGGCACTTCTTACCTTCATAATCACTCATACCGTTCATACTCTCCGCTACCCGTACCCCTCTCTACAACGCCACCCTTCAGTCTAACTCCAGCCATTCCTTTAAGATGTACCCACACACGACTGCCTCCAAGAAGCCTTACCTGACCTCCCGATTCATACTTCCATTGTGCTGGGTGCCATTCTTTAGGATTCCAGGATTTTCCTATACAGATACTTACCTGAGTTTATAAATTATGATTACCAATCTGTCCCATTAGACCGTAAGCTCCAGTGGCATTGGAAATAAACCTTATcgctcattatatatataatctaggaacagtatttgataaatgtttgtaGAACTGGAGTTATACCATGAAAGCAgaattttccataattaaaaaaaacaaacattccaTTCCAAATTTGTTTCACAATGTGTCACATCTCAGAAAGAGATCATCACAGCCCATGTGGCTATGGAACTCACGACTACTACCTACTAATCCAGTGAGTAAATGGGTAGCGACATCTATGTATACGAAAGAATTCGGAAGCCACTCCAAAAGTATCCttcaaattcaatgcaattccaaggTTTTTGAATATTAAGTAAACTTTGAAGAGTTTGTTGGGGTGGATGGCgctccatttggaaaaaaaactgatatataaataaaaattccgGGACGGtttaaagagctttttaaaaaaagaacattataggggcgcctgggtggctcaagtcggttaagcgtccgacttcggctcaggtcgtgatctcacggtttgtgagttcaagccccgcgtcgggctctgtgctgacagctcggagcccagagcctgcttcgggttctgtgtctccctctctctctgcccctcccctgctcacgctctgtctctttctatcaataataaataaacgttaaaaaattatttaaaaagattaaaaacgaTGGTC encodes:
- the RGS20 gene encoding regulator of G-protein signaling 20 isoform X3, which produces MPSPSQDNQECLQKHFSRPSMWKQFLPLPRAEGYNANIHQTMENEGSPEAVRDVKPVGSERTEVRKRQMPAAQETTGPAPGQHGAGSRGSNACCFCWCCCCSCSCLTVRNQEEQRPRRASHELRREDLPTCEESPSPTLEEVSAWAQSFDKVMLTPAGRNAFREFLRTEFSEENMLFWMACEELKKEANKTVIEEKARTIYEDYISILSPKEVSLDSRVREVINRNMGEPSQHIFDDAQLQIYTLMHRDSYPRFMNSALYKDLLQSLSEKSVEA